Proteins encoded in a region of the Zea mays cultivar B73 chromosome 2, Zm-B73-REFERENCE-NAM-5.0, whole genome shotgun sequence genome:
- the LOC100275333 gene encoding uncharacterized protein LOC100275333 has product MLDWAPVVVGVVLFVLLSPGLLIELPGMHRWVDFGSLRVTGKAATVHTIIFFVLFLIVTMACKLHIYTGA; this is encoded by the coding sequence ATGCTGGACTGGGCGCCCGTGGTGGTGGGCGTCGTGCTCTTCGTGCTCCTCTCGCCGGGCCTGCTCATCGAGCTCCCCGGCATGCACCGCTGGGTCGACTTCGGCAGCCTCCGCGTCaccggcaaggccgccaccgtccACACCATCATCTTCTTCGTCCTCTTCCTCATTGTCACCATGGCGTGCAAACTCCACATCTACACCGGCGCCTAG
- the LOC100193640 gene encoding uncharacterized protein, producing MADWGPVIVATVLFVVLTPGLLCTLPGRGRVAEFGSMHTSGLAILVHAVLYFALITIFLIAIGIHVYAG from the coding sequence ATGGCGGACTGGGGCCCCGTGATCGTAGCGACGGTGCTGTTCGTGGTCCTCACGCCGGGGCTGCTCTGCACGCTGCCGGGCCGGGGCCGCGTCGCAGAGTTCGGCAGCATGCACACCAGCGGCCTGGCCATCCTCGTCCACGCCGTCCTCTACTTCGCGCTCATCACCATCTTCCTCATCGCCATCGGCATCCACGTCTACGCGGGCTAG